The window CCAACGGCACCGCGATCCGCCCCGATCCGACGCCCTGCTCGACGAACACCGCACCCGGTCGCGGGGCGAGCGCCCGGAGGAAGCCGGCGGTGACGGCGGCCCGGTCGTCGTGCGGGAAGACCCGGTCGTAGATCTCGCCGAACAGACGGCCGTAGCCCGGTCCCTGGTCACCGTCCGCGCCGGCGTCCCGGCGAGCGGGCGACGCGGTCAGCACGCCGGATCCGTCCACGCCTCGAAACGCGATGCGAAAAGGTAGTCCGGCTCCGGCTCCTCGTCGTGGCCGGTGTGCCGGAGTACCAGGAACTGGAAGCCCCGCGGCGGCCCCGCGGGGTCGTCGGCCACCGCGGTCGCGACGGCACGCCGGGTGAACGAGCGCAGCAGCCGGTACGCCGGCGTGGTGGTCAGGTCCAGCCCGGGGATCTGCAGGTAGGTCACGAGCTCCCCGCAGACGTCGATGAGCGCCTTGTCCGCGCGCCGGTCGGGGAACCAGAAAGCCTGTCGCCAGGTGCGTCCGGGGATGATCGACGGCTCCCGCCAGGCGGTCTGCGTCCCGTCCGCGCGCAGCCAGCGGTGCATCACCCGGAAGTCGTGGATCGCCGGGTCGGGGGCGAAGAACCGCCAGTTCGGGATGACCACCCCGAGCGGGTCCCGCCGGCGGAACCGGTCGAAGGTGCGGTTCGGGTGCTGGCTCAGGGCGGTGACCGCGACCCACGAGCCGAGGACGGCGGTGATCCCCAGTTCGACCGCCCGGCCGGCGACCGGTGCGGCCTTCACACCGCCACCTCGTGGACAGCGGCGAGGCAGTCGTCCACGAACGCCCCTATCGCGGCCGACACGGTTGCCGCGCAGCGGGAGTCGGTGAGGATGCTGTCGTGGTCGGCGCCGGTCACGACCTGCGTGCGACCCCAGGGCGCCGCGTCGACCATCGCCTGGTACAGCCCCGCCTGGGCGGCGTCGTCGGCCACCGTGTGTTCGGCGCTGAGGACGAGGACCGGCACCCGGATCGCGGGAAGCCCCGGCCAGCTGTCGAAGTCGGCGCGCACGGCCGCCCACTCCCGGCGGCCGGCGTGCCAGAGTCGGCTCGTCCGGTACTGGGCGAGCACGCCCGGTCGGACCGCCGCCGGCATGCGGCCGAGGAAGTCCGGGACCTTGAGCAACATGCCCAGCCCGAGGTCCAGCGACCGGGCGACGACGGGAAAGGTCTCGGTGAGCCGCTTCTGGCCCTGGGCCTGCCGTTCGGACAGCCGCAGCTCGTCGGGGTGGCTGCTGTCCACCAGCACCACTGCGCGTACCCGGACGTCGGTCACCGCGGCGACCCGCAGCGACAGGTAGCCGCCGAGCGAATGGCCCACCAGCACGACATCCCTCCCGCGGCCCACGGTCTCGAGCACCTGGCGGGCGTCACGCTGCAGGTCGGCCATGGTGGTGGCGGTACCCGGCCGATGACCGCTGGCGGCGTAGCCCGCCCGGTTGTAGGTCACGACGGTGGCGGACAGCGCGAGGGCGTCCGCGATCCACTGCCAGTGCTCCGAGGTGGACACCATGCCGTTCTCGAAGAAGTACAGCGGCGCGGCCGGGTCGGTGCTGCCGAAGACGCGGTAGGCCAGCCGGTTGCCCTCCGGTGTCAGGACGAACTGCTCGTCCCCCCAGCCCCGCGCGACGATCCGGCTGTCGGCCCGCGTGGTGACCGCGGCCAGAACGGCGACCACGCCACCGATGGCGCCGAGCACCGCGGGCAGCGTGTCGTCACGCGCGGCGGTGGCTCCGCCGGCTGTGGCCGACCGCGCCCGCGCCGTGTACAGCACGGCAGGGTGCATGGAGGCGAACGCCGGCAGGAACCGGCCCAGGCCCATGATCCGGGCGTTGGCGAGGTGGAACAGCAGCGCACTGCCGACGTAGGTGCGGGCCGGCCGGCCGCCGGCCGCGTACACCAACGGGAACGTGCACTCCAGGGCCAGCACGGAGGTTCCCAGGATCCGCGCCGCTCGCGGGAACCGCCGGACCGCCCGCCACACATCGGCGTCGCCGTAGGTCAGGGTGCGGGTGATGCCCTCCAGCGCCGTGCCCTCGCGCCACGAGGAGCCGGCGATCTTGACCCAGCCCGAGGCGGCGTAGGACAACGTGGCCTGCGCGGCGACCGCCCACAGCGCCGCATCCACGATCCGGGTCCGCACACCGGCGGCACGGGCGATCGCGGCGGCGGCCTGCACCAGGAAGTTCACCTGGTCCGATCCGTCCGTGCCGTAGTGGTGCCGCGGGTACATCAGCAGACCCGAGACGGCCACCGTGGCATCGGCTGTCGCCCGCAGCCGGCGTGACCGGACCGGTGACAGCAGCAACGCGGACGCGGCGACCTTGGCGATGTGCAACGCGGTCGTCGCGGGCCCGGTCGCCACCAGGTCCAGCAACCGCCGGGTCGGCGCGGAGGTGCCCCGCAGATTGTCCCGCGTGATCGACCAGTCGTTGAGCCCACCGGGCCGTCGGGCGTCGGGACGGCACAGGTGTTCCGCGCTGATGATGAGACTGGTGACGGCCGACGTGCGTTCCATGAGTCCGAGCGCCTGTGCCCGGCCCAGGTCGGGCGGCGCGAGGACCGTTCGGAGCAGTCTCCTCATCCGGCGGACACCGCGGATGTCGCGACCGCGGTCCGATCGCCCGCCGCCG is drawn from Nakamurella deserti and contains these coding sequences:
- a CDS encoding alpha/beta fold hydrolase, with product MRRLLRTVLAPPDLGRAQALGLMERTSAVTSLIISAEHLCRPDARRPGGLNDWSITRDNLRGTSAPTRRLLDLVATGPATTALHIAKVAASALLLSPVRSRRLRATADATVAVSGLLMYPRHHYGTDGSDQVNFLVQAAAAIARAAGVRTRIVDAALWAVAAQATLSYAASGWVKIAGSSWREGTALEGITRTLTYGDADVWRAVRRFPRAARILGTSVLALECTFPLVYAAGGRPARTYVGSALLFHLANARIMGLGRFLPAFASMHPAVLYTARARSATAGGATAARDDTLPAVLGAIGGVVAVLAAVTTRADSRIVARGWGDEQFVLTPEGNRLAYRVFGSTDPAAPLYFFENGMVSTSEHWQWIADALALSATVVTYNRAGYAASGHRPGTATTMADLQRDARQVLETVGRGRDVVLVGHSLGGYLSLRVAAVTDVRVRAVVLVDSSHPDELRLSERQAQGQKRLTETFPVVARSLDLGLGMLLKVPDFLGRMPAAVRPGVLAQYRTSRLWHAGRREWAAVRADFDSWPGLPAIRVPVLVLSAEHTVADDAAQAGLYQAMVDAAPWGRTQVVTGADHDSILTDSRCAATVSAAIGAFVDDCLAAVHEVAV